Genomic window (Mycoplasmopsis citelli):
AAGTGCCGATTTAACTCTGTGAGTTTCAGATACTCAGTAAAATTGTGGTTCTTCAACAAAATCTATATCTAAAGCATAATCATTTCTAACAGCAAAAGCATCTCCAACGATGTTATTAAGTGAAGAAGGAACACTACCTCTAATAGTTGCAAGACGCTCCCCTTTATTAACGTCAGGCATTGAAGCAATTAATCCTCAAGTATAAGGGTGTTGGGGATTTTTTAGAATTTCTCTAGCAGTTCCTTCTTCAATAATTTGACCAGCATACATAATTGAAATGTAATCACTAATTGAAGCAACAACCCCTAAGTCGTGAGTAATAAAGACAATTGAAAGTTTGAGTTCATGTTGAAGTTCTTTAATAACGTCAAGCACAAGTGCTTGAACAGTAGGGTCAAGAGCAGTAGTTGGCTCATCTAAAACTAAAATTTTTGAACCTAAAGCCACAATTGTAGCAATAACTACCCTTTGAATCATTCCTCCTGACATTTCATGAGGATAAAGTTTCATTACTGCTTCAGGATCGTTAATTTTTGTTTTACGTAAGAAATCTACCGCACGATTGTAAGCTTCTTTTTTAGTTTTAACAATTTTGTTAACCAACATCCCTTCCATAATTTGTTTTCCAACTTTCATAGTTGGATTTAAAGTAGACATTGGGTTTTGGAATACTGCTGAAACAACTTTTCCACGGTAACCTGAACGTTCTCAATCTTTAAAGGTGAAATTTTCAACATTATTATTATAAAGCTTAATTTCCCCTGAATCAATGACAGCATTATCTCCAGTAAGTCCATAAAGTAGTGAAGTAAGGACACTTTTCCCTGATCCGGATTCACCAATAATAGCGTGAACTTTTCCTTCGTAAATTTGAATTGATGGCCCACGAAGAACTTTATTTTTTTCCCCAGGGCGAGCAGGGTTAGTAAAACTTAAATAAATATCATTAATTTCAGCTGCAATTGGTAATTTAGTTCCATCATTAAAAGTTTTATATTGAACATCTTTATAAAACTTGTCTCAATCAAAAGCTAATAATTTTTTTCTTCCCTTTGACAACTTGTTTTTTAACGATTCTAATGAAAAAATAGAAGAATTTGAATTTGTGTCTTTGTTTTTTGAAAATAATTTTTTAAGCATTTACATTCTCCTATCTTTGTCTTCTAAGTGAATCTTGGACACTAGCTCCAATAAGCTGGATGCTGGTAGTAATTAAAACTAAAACAGCTGATGGTACAAAGACATATCTTAAGTATTGTGGGAAGTTTTTTTGTCCTTCGGAAATTAAATTTCCTAAAGTAGCAGTATTTTCGATGTTAAGTCCAATGAAAGCAAGCGAAGTTTCAGCTAAAATAACACCAGGAATTGAGAACACAAGTTGAGTAATTAAAATTGGTAAAATAACTGGAATGTAGTTTTTAAGAATTTTAATGGTTGGAGTCCCTAGCACCCGAGAAGCTGCTACTCATTCAAAGTTTTTAGCTCTTTTTACTTGAGCACGAATTTGGTTAGCCATTCCAGTTCATGAAGTAAGTGAAAGTGCAAGGGCAATTACTCAAAAGCTTGGATTTATAACAATGGCCATTAAAATTAAAATTAAAATAGTTGGAACAATTGAAATAATTTTAATAATAAAAGTCATAATTTTGTCAAAAGTTTCAAATTGTCCCATCATAATTCCAATCGAAACTCCAATAACAACTTCAATTAAAACTGTAACAATTGCAAGAGCAATTGAATAACGGAGCCCTCATCAAAGTCTAGCTCATAAGTCACGACCTTGAATGTCAGTTCCTAAAAAGTGATAAACTCCATGATTATCTCTTTGACCAAAAGATAAGTATCTTCCGTTAACATTTGAAAGAAGTGGGTCTTGAGTAAAAAATGGTATAAAAAGTGCTAAAACAATTAAAAAGACTAAAATTCAAAACCCAAATACTCCACCAGTATTTTGTGAGAAACGGTGAATAAATTCTTTGAAAACTTTTGTTTCTTTCCCTAAATGTTGTGATTCTGAATATTCAAAAGCATCTCCAATTAATTTTCATTTTTTATAATTAATTGGTTGCATGAATGCATTAGGGGCTCCTTCGAGATTTTCTAAATTAGTTTGCGAAAGTTCTTGAGATTTTCTTAAAGAATCAATTTTTTGGGAGGTTTTATTTTTCAAATTTTCTAAAAATTTAGCCATTATTTACCTCTCCTTCTAACTCTTGGGTCTATTGCTTCATATAATAAATCACGTGTAGCATAAGATAAAATAGTTAAAATCGCAAAAATAACCATTAAAAATAAGATAACATTATAATCTTTAGTTTGAATTGCTTGAAGCAGTGTTGCTCCTGAACCAGAAATAAAGAAAATTTGTTCAATAAAAATACTTCCTAAAAATGATCCAAAAATAACAGCTGGGAAAAAGGTTGCAATTGGGAAAAGTGAAGGTTTAAGAGCATGTTTTCAAACGAATCTATTTTTTGAAACACCTTTAAGATAAGCAAATTTCGCATGCACTGAATTAAGCTCACGGTTTAATTCAGTACGAATATATTTAATATAAACAATAATACTGGTAAGCGAAAGAGCAAGACCTGGTAGTATGTAAGTTGCAAAGTTTTTTTGATCAAATACATATGGAATTCCTACTAATCTTCCTAAAAATACCAATACAACTGCAAAGACAATTGAAGGTACTGAAGAGAAAATTGACACAATAACAGTTGAAAAGTTATCAATAAATTTCCCTGGGTTTTTTCCAACTCAAATTCCAAGCGGAATTCCAATAATAACTGTTAGGAAAACACTAAAAATTCCAATGTAAAATGATTTTAAAAATCTAGCTCCAATTCAATCAGAAATTGGCTGAGCTGGAAATAACGAAAGTGATATTCCAAAATCTAAATGTGCAAGTCCATTAAGGTAGTTTAAATATCTAAGGAAAATTGGTAAATTAAGTCCATATTTTTGCTCAATTGCAATTCTTTGAGATTCTTGCAATCCGGCAGTAAGAGAGTTAGAACCAGGAACTGCATTAATTAAGAAAAAGGCTATGGTAATAACGATAAATCCAATGACAAAAAATTCTAAAATGATTTTAAAAATTTTTCAAAAGGTTCTAAAAACCGGATGTTCTGTAAAGGAGAAAAAATCTTTAAATGAATGCTCAGAAACACGTTTATTTGTAAAAAAGACTTTACTTGAACTTTCTTTATAGTTTCCTTTTAAATGCTTATAAGTTTGATTTAGTTTTGTTAATTCATTCATCTATGCATCTCTCTTTCTAGGTAATCCTGGTCTTGGCGGATTAGTTACATCATATGCAAATTGTAATTTGAAACTAAATACACCCCTAACTCCACCAATTTTAGTGATTTCTCAGTTAGTGTCAACTTCCATAAGTGGAATTATTGGCGAACCATCACGAATAACTTTTTCAAGAAGTGCAACAAAAATAAACACATCTAAAGTTGAATTTCATCCTCTATAAGATTCTTCGTCGGTAAAGTTTCCACTAAAAAAAGCATCGAGTCTTCCTGAGTAATCAATATCATTTTCAGAAACACCTGTGTTTTGATTATTTTCTTTTTGATCAAAATGTCTCATTGATAAATCATTGAATTTAGATCATAATTTTAATTCTTTGAGTTGGAAATCAAATAAATATCCAACTGTTTCGTTTTGGTCATTATTTTTTTCTAAGGCATCAATAAAGATATCCTTCATATCTTCGATTTCAGTTTGCTGCTCTAATTGATTATAATATGCTTGTTTTTGTTCATCAGTTAAATTACTCAATCGATTAATTACTTGCTTAAAATACTGAATTCTTTCTTCATAATCACTAAATGGAACAATTAATGCTTCTAATCTTTCGGCAGTATCAAAAGTTGTTAAAGCTAATTTATCTGCTAAAGTTAAATTGTAACTTTTTCCTGTTATTGGATCAAGTGGTAGTGATGAACTTTGTAAAGTTAAATCTTTGGTTTTATCTTTTCCTCTAACATGGATTTTAAAATTATTTACTGCATCTAGAGTGTTGGTATCTAACAGATAATAAAGATAAATTTGTAAAAGTTTATCTAATCTTGAATTTTTGAGATTATTTTTTGAAATTCCTACACTTAAAAGTAGGTTCTTAACTTTATTAGAGTTATTTATTGCTAAATATTCAAGAAGAGTTGTTGAGAATAAATTGTTATTAAATAATGCTGAGTACAAAATATTTTTAGTTTTAGATAAAATTTTTGTTTTAAAAGTACTTAAGAGTTTATTGATTTGATTAGAAATATCACTTAAACTACTTGAACTTTCAATTGCATTTTTAATACTTTGATCTTCTGAATATACTTGTAGTCCAATTGCAAATATTTCTTTAAGCAATTCTTCTTTTGAAACATTAGGATTTTTAACTTCATTTTTATTAGAAGGTAAAAGTTTTTCTAAAAGCAATTCTGAGATATAAGATTGGTATGTTCAAGCTCCAACTGGATTATTTGTAAATCCAATATTTTTTTGTATTAACGGATTAATTTCATCTGTTTTATAAAACACACCAACATAATCTTGTACTGTATTTCCGCTAAGGTAATCATAATTACGGTAAATAATGTCATATTTACCAGTTTCAATAAATGAAGCATAAGTATTTTCTGGCAATGCTTTAATATCAATATTAACAAACCCTTCTGAATTTCTTAGCAGAGTTTCTTGAAGAGCCGCTCCTGCTTTTCTTTGTTCTTCAGTTGAATTATTTAAATATCTAAGAGTAATTGATTTTCCTTTTAATTCTGGGTGGTTTTTCTTAAATCTTTCTAAATAGAATTTAGCAGTATTTTCAGAATAAGTTAAATCTCTCCGATTTGTTCTCTCAAGTTGGAATGTTTTTCCTAAATGGACTAAGTACTCATAGTTTTGTAATTCAAATGTTTCACCATTTTTAGCCTTGCTTTCTTGTCCGTCGAAAAACATTTCAAGAGAACGCCCATCATCTAGTTTATGCGACCCAAAAGCTGTTCAAGTATTAACTGGAAAAGAGAAATCTCAGTTAACGGTTTTGAGTAAATCTCCACGATTTATTGAGTAATAAATATAATTTCTTAAATCTTGATCGTTAATATAACTTTCTGAGTTAGTAACTGGATCTAGATTAAACCCAAAAGCAATGGTCCCAACTCCTTGATTTTTATTAAGATATTGTTTTTCTGCAGGATTTGATCAATATGAAACAATTTTTTCAGCTGGAATATAAGTTTGTGAAATATATCCATCTTCAAAAAGAGTTGAATTTGTGGTTTTATCTGTTGAAAAGTAAATTTTAATTTTATTAGAAATGGTGTTTGCGTTGTCATAATAATCACGATTTTTTGTTAAGAGCATATACCCTTGCGGACCAAATACAACATCATTAGGAGAAGCGATTTTGAATGCTCCACTAGTTAAAAATTTCGAAACATCAGCTCCATAGTTATCAATTCCACCAACTTCAGTTTCAATATATTTACGATTAATAGGGAATAAAGCTGGCAAAATGTAAAAAATCAAATTAATTCGAGAAGGAGTTTTATTTTCATCAAAAATCATAGTAAATGAATATTCATCATTTGCTAGAGTTTGGTATGCAGATTTTCCTTTATCAAAATTTTGATAGGGATTAACATACTCATTACGAACTAATTTTATAGTTTTGGTTCCTTTTTCTACGTCTTTAATAATAAAGTCTTGTACTGGTGCATCATAACTAAAATCAGGATTTAAATCTAAATTATTAAAAATTTCTTCATTTCCATAATCTAAAAATAATTGTCCAGTATAAAATCCAAAATTTAAAGCCGCTTTGTGAATTTTATCAACATATTCTTTATCTAAAAACTCACCTGGTTTTTGCGGATCTTTTTCATAATATTGTCACACTTTGTCATTAGGATCTTGGACATATTTACCAAAATCTTTACTAAAGATGTATTTTCTTCTTCCTCAAGGATTTGGGTATGGTTTATTAAATTTACTAATGTATTCTTTTTGAGCATTAACAAATTCTTCTGCTCCTCTAATTCCTGTTAATTTGAGAATTTTATTAAGTTTTTGAGACCCAGTGTTTAAATCTAAAATATATTCAAAGTAATCACGTAAATCTTGGGCTGTGATTGTATCACCATTAGATCAAACACTATTTCCATTATTTAAAAATCCAGTAAAAGCCGAGACGTTGTTTTGGTTTTTAGGGTTTTTAAAAGCATAAATTGATGATTGTCTTATAGCATCATTTCCACTTTCTTTTCCTAATCCTCCCAAAATTTCAAAATCATCTAGCGAAAGATGAGCGCCAGAAACTCCTCCATATCCATCTTTTTCAGAGAATTTATTTTTATTTTGTTTAAAAATTTCATCAAAATCTGCTTTTGGATTATTTGGATTAACAGAAATTGGTGTATCAACTAAAGCAAACTTAAAACTTCCAATAGAAATAATTGATTTTAATGAAGTAGTTGGTCCTTCTTTAGTAAATGATTCAACAAGAGAAGGAATTACTCTATCTAATGAACTATATCTAACATAATTAAGGTTATTAATTGGATCAGTTGCAAGTCCAAAATCATATTCTTTTTTAACATTTGAATTAAAATTATCTGGATCATATGGGGCTGCTGAACAACTCATGGCTACAGCTGTTAAAGATCCTGTTAACAAAGAACTCGTTAAAAGAAGTGTCTTTTTTAGGTTTAATTTTCTTTTCATTTGCCCTCCTATTTTTTATTATCTAATAACGTTAAATTGTAAGTCAACTTCAATTACAGCTTTATCAATTTCTTTGTTATTTTTGTCTTTTCCTTTTGCTGAAATTTTAATTGGTGCATTAGAATCGTCTTTACCATTTTCGGTAAGAGATTGACCATGACCTAGTGTAAATATTGATTTTCCGTCTTTATCTTTTAATTCGTTACCATCTTTGTCAACAAAATCAATAGTAAATGAGTTTCCTGGGAACAGTAATGCATCTCTATATTTACCCATTAGTGCATAATCAGAAATTCAAGTACTATAACCCTCATCTTTTAAAGTAACTTTAGAAGTTGGATCAGCTTGTTTTTTAAGATAAAAAATATTATTAGTTTTATCAACATTAACATGAAGATATTTAGCTTCTCCAGTTTTAATGTTAGTAAATTTTAAACGATCAATTTTTGCTGCATCTTCATTTTTTACATATCCATAAAGTGCTAAAGCATCAAAGTCTTTATTTCTGTAAATTCCTGAAACAGTTCTATCACCAACCCCATAGTTATAAAGCTGTGAAAGGAAAAACGCTCTTGGACGTGAAGTTACTTTTTTACCGTCTAAATCAAGCAATCTAATAGTATTATCAATAATTTCGTCTCCAGTGGTTGGATCATAAAGCTCAATACCAATACTTTCTTTTTCTCATTTATCTTTGAAGTATCCGTTGTTATTTGATTTTAATTTTCCAAAATATGATGATTTAATTCTAGTTTGCTGTTGTATATCTGGTAAGGTAATATCGTAATCGTATAATTTAAGTAAATTGCTTAATTCTTTGTTTTTATCAAAATTAATTTCTTGTTTTTGAGTTTGTAAAGCATTTAATTGCAATGCATATTCTTCTTTTGAAAGTTTTAATTCTTCGGGAGTACTTTTTTCAAACTGCGAAATTTTTGCATCAGCTTCAAGAGCTAATTTTTGGTATTTTTGCTGAATTTCTGAACGCTTAGCAAAATATTCATGTGGTTTTGAAGGAGTAAGAAGTATTGTTTCAATTCCGTTAACTATTGCAGATTTACTATTTATACGTTCATTTCAAATTGATAATGAGCTAATATCATTAACATAATCTAATCCAGTGTTTGCTTCACTAACATTGCTTAAATATGTTGGTAAATTCCCAAAATCATTATTTGAAGGAACAAAAGTAGTTTGAACATAATCTCTAGTTAAAGTTTCAGGCATTGTATACACATAATCAGTAAATTTATCAGCAATTTGTGGTTCGTTTTTAGTGTTAAAGTAATCTATAGCATCTGAAGATGGAGTCCCATCAGTAAAATCTAAAAACAAAGCATTTGCTAATGAAGTATTATTAGAATCACTTTGTATTATTAATACATTTCCTAAAAGCATAAATAAATCATTTAAGGAAATATTTTCAAAAGCTTTGGATACAGCATTACTTTCATATTGACCTTTAGCAGTTTTGTTGTAATATTGATCAAATGTTTCCTTAATAGTTTCAAGGAACTTTTCAATGTTAAATTTAAATCCATTTGAATTAAGAGTGGTTTTAACATAACTTTCATTAAATTTGGAATTAAGGAAATTCATTCCATAATCACTGCTAAAGATTGCTTTGTTTTTTTCTAAGTCTTTAAGTTTAAATTCTTTAATACTTAAGAAAAGTGAAGAACGAATAAATCTCTTCATTACTTCATTTGCAAGTGATTGTTCGCTAGCGACAATTGTATTTTTCATTGGCGAATCAGCTTCTTGAGAAACTTCAGCTTTAAATTTATCTAAATTGAACTTAGTTTTAACATAATTTATATCTCAATTATATGCTTCGTTTTCTTCATCACCTGAATATGTGGCTTTTGAATAATCAACTGATCCAAATTCAAACATATCTTTAAGAGTATTAAATACAGGCAATTGTTTATTTCTAACTGTTGCAGTTAAGATATTGTTTGCAAATGACTTATCTAATTTACTTTGACTTAATGTTAAGTATGAACTTGATAACAAATTATATCCAACTTTAGAAACTTGGGTAGCTTTTGAATAATCAAGAATTGGTTGATTTGAACTATCTAATCCAACAAAATAAACTCCAGATTTAGATAGATCAACTTCTTTATTCGTAACTCCGGCACTCACTCCAAACCCTTCGCTGATTAAAAAACTAGGAGTTGGTTGATATACTGAATTATTTTCTGCTCCAAAAAATCTTTGGTAATAAGTCCCAAATAAACTTGAAGTAATAGAATGACTTGAAGAAAGACCTCTTGTTGCCCCAACTGGAAAAACATAATTTGCATTTGGAGAATTTTTTGAATCAACAAAGCTTAAAACCTTTCCGTAGTAGTAAAATGCCGCTTCATATCCAGCATAACCGAGTCCTTCTGGTCTTTCATCTTCTTTTTGATTTTGAAATATTTTATTTAAGACATCAAAGTTAGAATCTGAATTATCATTTTTAACTGCATAGTAAAGATTTGATTTTCTTTGAGGGTTTATGTGTTTATTTGGAGAACCATTAATTCAAAGAAGACCATTACTTTCTGGATTAAATTCATTAGACAAATCATCATTACGATAAATAATGCTATCAAAAAATGATTTTGGAACAACAGAATTTAGCAATGATTTTCAAACGATTTTTCTTTTTCCATCTGCCGATGATGTAGAAGAATTTCATCCATTATCAGCATCATCTATATTATATAAACCTTTGATATTATCATTAACTCTTTTTCACAATGCATTAACATATTGAAGCTCTTCGGGAGTTAAAGTCTTGTTTAAAGGCACTTTAATTGCTGGAGAGCCATCTTTATTTTTTAATCTTACATTAGTGATTTTAATTGTTCCATCTTCATTAACCTTAAAATCAAAAGGTTGAACTTGAAGATTTGATGAATTAGTTCCTGTAAATTTAATTGGGTTCCCTTGTCCATCTTTAAATTGAGAAAGCATCTGTGTTAAACTAATTGTTTTAAAGGTTTTTTGTCCATTTTCATTATAAATAACTTTTCCTTGACCTTCAATAAATGGATTTAAAGTTCCTGAATTTGAATCTAGTGAGTTTGCTAAAAACAAATCTCCTAAACGAATGTTTCTTCGTTTAGCGGTTTCTTGAAGCCCTTCAAAAGTTTGAATAAATCTTCTGTCTGGGTTTTTAACTGTGTTAAAAATGTCTTTAGATTTTGACCCTCAAACATCATCATAAGTTTCTCATCTAGTATGAGTCCCGTCATTTTTAATGTATCCAAATTGAGTAAATGTTCCTCTTGGGTTTGGGTTTCCTTGTGCATCAACTCTGCGAACCAATAAGTTAGTGCGAGCTTCAATATAATTTTTGAGTGCTTTAAATGAATAGTATGAACTATCTGAAGCTCCTCCATTAACTGAAATCCCTCCAACAAGTACAGCGCTATCTGTTTCGTCAATAGCTTGACCTTTTTCAAGAGTATAGTGATGACCGTATTCGTGAGCTCCGACATATTTTAAGAAATCATATGAAACCCCTTTGTAGTTTTTAAGAGTGTTTGCAAGAATCATTGGAATTCCAATATTATCATCAACTGAAAATCCTTGATATTCTCCTTCTTCGATGGTGTATTTATAAACTCCATTAGTATCAATTTTTTTAACTAAGTGAGGTCCATTTTGTTTTTTAAGTAAAAATGGGAATTTTTGTGAAATTTCGTCTAAAATTCCATTGTATGAATCTGAATAAATTTGAAACTTCCTTGAAGCAAGTCCTTTGAGTAATTTTCCACTTTGATCAACCGCTGTTAAAGTTTCAGGAGTAGCTGTAAGAGTACGCGGAACTAGAGCACCAGTATATCCTAATGCATATTTAAGAGATCTAAATAAATCTCCTAAAGAAATTTCTTTGTCAGTTTTAAGTGCATCAAAAGTCTCGGTAATTTCACTTTTCTTTTGTTCTTTATCTTGGTGTTCAAAAGTTACAGTAAAAACTTGTCCTTTAACTTCAAAGCTTTTAATTGTTAATTCTTTTAAGTTATTCTCATCAAATTTAGATTCAAGATTAAGAGCTTCTACTGAATTTGAATAATATACTTTGTGATCACTATCTTGATATAAGTAAACTTTTTTTCCTAAATATTGGTCAACATCATAAAAATCAAGGAAGTTTTTGATTTTAGAGTTAACCATTTGTTCAAGAAATTGTTCGGCATAATACTGAGCTGGCGAAGAAACTCCGTCATATAATGGAATAGTAAATTCTGATTTTCCGTCAGTTAAATCAAGAGTTAAATATGCTGTCTTATTTGATTCAATTAAATCATCTGGATTAACAGAGATTCCACGGGCATCAGTAATTTGATATTCAACTAAATCATTAAATGAAACATTTTTATATTCTTCTCCAAATTCTTTAATTTTTTCTTTAAATTCTGTTTCAGTAATATCAGCAGGGAATAATAAATTTTGAGCATTTTGAAATGCTGAAATTTTTGTTGCCCTTTCTTTTGCGTCCCTAATTGATGAAAATAAAGAATTAGGAGCTGGAAGTTTAGGTTCTCTTCCGTTTCTTTGTAAAAATCATTTTTTATAGTTGGAATCATAAATTTTTAATTCTTCGTTATATTTACGATACTCTTCTTTATGTTCCTTATTAACCAAAACCTTAACTTTTTGTCCTCTTAGTTTTCCGACAAAGAAAATATTTTTAAAACTAAGAATACTTTCTTTTCTGTATAAAGGCAATCCTTGAGAATCTCTTAAACTTTCGTTGTTTTTTAAAATGGAAATTTTAACAAGATTTTCTAAAAATCCATCAGCTTGAAATTTTGAAACAGGAGCTTGAAAAGTAGTTTCAGTTAAAGCGTCAGGCGCATTCCCTTCACCACCAATACTTGAGAAAATAGGTGCAACACCAAAAAACGCATCTGGAAAGAATTTGATTTCGCTAGATTCCTTATGAATTGTTGTATGGTTACCTAAAGTAATTGAGTTTCCTCTTCTTTCAACCCCTGGAACAATTCTAAAACTACTTAAGGTAAGTAAATCAGGTCCTCAAGCAACATTATCAATAAATCATTTACTAAATTCTAAAAATCTTTCTGGTCTAACAGCAAGAACATACTCATTGTAAAAATTAAATGAACCATATTTAATTTCTTGAATGAAACTTTCTTGGAATCTTTTGTAATATGCGTTGAAAAATTCATTAAAGTTCATTTTATGTTCTTCGTCATTTACAAATCAGTATTGAGAACCATCATCTGACATCTTCGCTACAGTTCGTTGCTTAAGCGGATCAACAATATTAACTTTGGCTTTTAAGTTACCGTTTTCATCTCTTATAATACTGTAATCATTTTTTAAAAGGTTTTTCGGAATTGCAGAGTATGACCCTAAAACTTCATCAGAGTTATTAGAATAAGCGAGCATTGCCCCTAATGTCGCACCTGAACCAATAACAACTGTTGAAACTGCAAGAAGAGTTTTCTGCAATAATGACAATTTTAATTTCCTTTTCATAGTCGCCTTTCTTTAAATTTACTATATAAGTACCATCAAAAGTACAATATATTTTTTATTTTATCATATTTT
Coding sequences:
- a CDS encoding PDxFFG protein — its product is MKRKLKLSLLQKTLLAVSTVVIGSGATLGAMLAYSNNSDEVLGSYSAIPKNLLKNDYSIIRDENGNLKAKVNIVDPLKQRTVAKMSDDGSQYWFVNDEEHKMNFNEFFNAYYKRFQESFIQEIKYGSFNFYNEYVLAVRPERFLEFSKWFIDNVAWGPDLLTLSSFRIVPGVERRGNSITLGNHTTIHKESSEIKFFPDAFFGVAPIFSSIGGEGNAPDALTETTFQAPVSKFQADGFLENLVKISILKNNESLRDSQGLPLYRKESILSFKNIFFVGKLRGQKVKVLVNKEHKEEYRKYNEELKIYDSNYKKWFLQRNGREPKLPAPNSLFSSIRDAKERATKISAFQNAQNLLFPADITETEFKEKIKEFGEEYKNVSFNDLVEYQITDARGISVNPDDLIESNKTAYLTLDLTDGKSEFTIPLYDGVSSPAQYYAEQFLEQMVNSKIKNFLDFYDVDQYLGKKVYLYQDSDHKVYYSNSVEALNLESKFDENNLKELTIKSFEVKGQVFTVTFEHQDKEQKKSEITETFDALKTDKEISLGDLFRSLKYALGYTGALVPRTLTATPETLTAVDQSGKLLKGLASRKFQIYSDSYNGILDEISQKFPFLLKKQNGPHLVKKIDTNGVYKYTIEEGEYQGFSVDDNIGIPMILANTLKNYKGVSYDFLKYVGAHEYGHHYTLEKGQAIDETDSAVLVGGISVNGGASDSSYYSFKALKNYIEARTNLLVRRVDAQGNPNPRGTFTQFGYIKNDGTHTRWETYDDVWGSKSKDIFNTVKNPDRRFIQTFEGLQETAKRRNIRLGDLFLANSLDSNSGTLNPFIEGQGKVIYNENGQKTFKTISLTQMLSQFKDGQGNPIKFTGTNSSNLQVQPFDFKVNEDGTIKITNVRLKNKDGSPAIKVPLNKTLTPEELQYVNALWKRVNDNIKGLYNIDDADNGWNSSTSSADGKRKIVWKSLLNSVVPKSFFDSIIYRNDDLSNEFNPESNGLLWINGSPNKHINPQRKSNLYYAVKNDNSDSNFDVLNKIFQNQKEDERPEGLGYAGYEAAFYYYGKVLSFVDSKNSPNANYVFPVGATRGLSSSHSITSSLFGTYYQRFFGAENNSVYQPTPSFLISEGFGVSAGVTNKEVDLSKSGVYFVGLDSSNQPILDYSKATQVSKVGYNLLSSSYLTLSQSKLDKSFANNILTATVRNKQLPVFNTLKDMFEFGSVDYSKATYSGDEENEAYNWDINYVKTKFNLDKFKAEVSQEADSPMKNTIVASEQSLANEVMKRFIRSSLFLSIKEFKLKDLEKNKAIFSSDYGMNFLNSKFNESYVKTTLNSNGFKFNIEKFLETIKETFDQYYNKTAKGQYESNAVSKAFENISLNDLFMLLGNVLIIQSDSNNTSLANALFLDFTDGTPSSDAIDYFNTKNEPQIADKFTDYVYTMPETLTRDYVQTTFVPSNNDFGNLPTYLSNVSEANTGLDYVNDISSLSIWNERINSKSAIVNGIETILLTPSKPHEYFAKRSEIQQKYQKLALEADAKISQFEKSTPEELKLSKEEYALQLNALQTQKQEINFDKNKELSNLLKLYDYDITLPDIQQQTRIKSSYFGKLKSNNNGYFKDKWEKESIGIELYDPTTGDEIIDNTIRLLDLDGKKVTSRPRAFFLSQLYNYGVGDRTVSGIYRNKDFDALALYGYVKNEDAAKIDRLKFTNIKTGEAKYLHVNVDKTNNIFYLKKQADPTSKVTLKDEGYSTWISDYALMGKYRDALLFPGNSFTIDFVDKDGNELKDKDGKSIFTLGHGQSLTENGKDDSNAPIKISAKGKDKNNKEIDKAVIEVDLQFNVIR